One genomic region from Saprospiraceae bacterium encodes:
- a CDS encoding DEAD/DEAH box helicase family protein → MNEAETRAELIDPKLKACGWGVVEGSKILREYYITAGRIQTGGLRAKRIKADYVLVYKGIKLAIVEAKSDQQEVGEAVAQAKEYAQKLDLDTTYATNGRAIYSISFSTGQEGLVDQYLTPDELWNKTFTSQNEWREKFAAIPFEDRSGTWQLRYYQEIAINKTLEAIAFKKNRILLTLATGTGKTAIAFQIAWKLFHTRWNLRFDGSRRPRILFLADRNILADQAYNAFSAFPEDALVRIKPDEIRKKGGVPTNGNIFFTIFQTFMSGVDQDDNAAPNFGEYPPDYFDFIVIDECHRGGANDESNWRAIMDYFSPAVQLGLTATPKRNDNVDTYKYFGDPVYVYSLKEGINDGFLTPFKVKRIKTTLDDYIYTSDDQVIEGEIEQGRLYTEPDFNKRIEILDREAIRVKLYLDNCIQNEKAIVFCATQDHAAVIRDLINQYKKSEEPNYCVRVTANDGDLGELYLRDFQDNEKTIPTILTTSQKLSTGVDARNIRNIVLLRPINSMIEFKQIVGRGTRLFDGKEFFTIYDFVDAYHHFADPEWDGEPVEPVSVGPPGPNPNPPKPIDPTVPPSEREIPKRIKVKLRDGKEREIQYMMSTSFWSSEGKPISAEEFLHNLFGSLPDFFKSEEELRTIWSNPLTRRTLLEKLDEAGFGKEELNTLQKLIDAEKSDLFDVLEYVFNSEIKPMTREARVAAAQATIFALLNDKQKEFIEFVLSKYIETGVEELDQEKLPILLTNKYQSFEDAGTVLGDLSKVRDLFIEFQRYLYDKRVG, encoded by the coding sequence ATGAACGAAGCAGAAACACGAGCAGAACTCATAGACCCCAAGCTAAAGGCTTGCGGCTGGGGCGTTGTAGAAGGCTCTAAAATCCTTCGTGAATATTACATCACCGCTGGTAGGATTCAAACTGGTGGGCTGAGAGCTAAAAGAATAAAGGCAGATTATGTATTGGTCTACAAAGGAATAAAGCTGGCCATTGTAGAGGCTAAAAGCGATCAGCAGGAGGTTGGTGAGGCAGTAGCCCAAGCAAAAGAATACGCTCAGAAACTTGACCTGGATACCACCTATGCCACCAATGGGAGAGCTATCTATAGTATCTCATTTAGTACTGGCCAGGAGGGCCTTGTAGACCAATATCTGACACCCGATGAGCTGTGGAATAAGACTTTTACCAGTCAAAATGAATGGAGAGAAAAGTTCGCTGCCATACCATTTGAAGATCGTAGTGGTACTTGGCAGTTAAGGTATTATCAGGAAATAGCTATAAACAAGACCTTAGAAGCTATCGCCTTTAAAAAGAATCGCATATTATTGACACTCGCCACTGGCACAGGCAAGACAGCTATCGCATTTCAGATTGCTTGGAAACTGTTTCATACCCGATGGAACCTAAGGTTTGATGGTAGTCGAAGACCCCGTATCCTGTTTTTAGCAGATAGAAATATATTAGCTGATCAGGCTTACAATGCATTTTCTGCCTTTCCTGAAGATGCCCTGGTGAGAATCAAACCAGATGAAATAAGAAAAAAGGGTGGTGTCCCTACTAATGGCAATATATTCTTTACCATCTTTCAGACCTTTATGTCGGGCGTTGATCAGGATGATAATGCTGCACCTAACTTTGGAGAATATCCACCTGACTATTTTGATTTTATAGTCATCGATGAGTGTCATCGTGGGGGTGCTAATGATGAAAGCAATTGGCGAGCCATTATGGACTATTTTTCTCCAGCCGTTCAATTAGGTTTGACAGCCACTCCTAAGCGAAATGACAATGTAGATACCTATAAGTATTTTGGAGATCCAGTATATGTGTATTCACTCAAAGAGGGTATCAATGATGGCTTCCTGACCCCTTTCAAAGTAAAGCGTATTAAGACCACCCTGGATGACTACATCTATACCAGCGATGATCAGGTCATCGAGGGTGAAATAGAACAAGGTAGATTGTACACAGAGCCAGATTTTAATAAAAGGATCGAAATTCTTGACAGAGAAGCTATAAGGGTAAAATTGTATTTGGACAACTGCATTCAAAATGAGAAAGCGATTGTTTTTTGTGCTACCCAGGATCATGCTGCCGTCATCAGAGATCTTATAAATCAATACAAAAAATCAGAGGAACCTAACTACTGCGTCCGTGTCACAGCCAACGATGGTGATCTTGGAGAGCTATATCTAAGAGATTTTCAGGATAATGAAAAAACCATTCCTACTATTTTGACCACTTCTCAAAAGCTGTCTACTGGGGTTGACGCAAGGAACATAAGGAATATCGTTTTATTGCGTCCTATTAACTCCATGATCGAGTTTAAGCAAATAGTCGGTAGAGGTACTAGGTTATTTGACGGCAAAGAATTCTTCACGATCTATGATTTTGTCGATGCTTACCATCATTTTGCGGACCCCGAATGGGATGGCGAACCAGTAGAACCCGTATCAGTTGGACCTCCTGGTCCAAATCCAAATCCTCCCAAACCTATTGATCCAACTGTTCCTCCCTCCGAACGAGAGATTCCTAAAAGAATTAAGGTTAAGCTACGTGATGGCAAAGAGCGAGAGATTCAGTACATGATGTCCACCTCATTCTGGAGTTCCGAAGGAAAGCCTATTTCAGCTGAAGAATTCCTCCACAATCTATTTGGCAGCCTTCCAGACTTCTTTAAAAGCGAAGAAGAGCTTCGGACTATCTGGAGCAATCCGCTCACCAGACGCACCCTATTAGAGAAATTAGACGAAGCGGGCTTTGGCAAAGAAGAGTTGAACACCTTACAAAAGCTTATCGATGCTGAAAAAAGTGACCTGTTTGATGTGCTGGAATATGTCTTTAACAGTGAAATCAAGCCCATGACCAGAGAAGCCAGAGTCGCTGCTGCCCAAGCCACCATTTTTGCCTTACTCAATGACAAGCAAAAGGAGTTCATAGAGTTTGTATTAAGCAAGTACATCGAAACAGGTGTAGAAGAGCTAGACCAAGAAAAACTACCTATTCTATTAACCAATAAATATCAGTCTTTTGAGGATGCAGGGACAGTCCTAGGTGATCTGTCTAAGGTTAGGGATTTGTTTATTGAGTTTCAGCGATATTTGTATGATAAGAGGGTGGGATAA
- a CDS encoding phage Gp37/Gp68 family protein, producing MAQSSIEWTEMTWNPTTGCDKISAGCKFCYAEVMAKRLTAMGVEKYANGFELAIHEDELKTPYTWKKSKMVFVNSMSDLFHKDVPIEFIQKVFRVMKENPQHVFQILTKRADVLLYYDKEGLLEWTHNIWMGVSVESKTFMKRIDLLRQTNARTKFLSCEPLISPLSDLNLKGIDWVIVGGESGRTPRPMKKEWVMEIKEQCKQADIAFFFKQWGGTNKKKTGNLLNGKKYLEMPEVIETE from the coding sequence ATGGCACAATCAAGCATAGAATGGACTGAAATGACTTGGAACCCAACAACGGGTTGCGATAAAATTTCCGCAGGTTGCAAATTCTGCTATGCCGAAGTAATGGCAAAACGCCTGACAGCAATGGGCGTTGAAAAATATGCCAACGGGTTTGAGTTGGCTATTCACGAAGATGAATTGAAAACGCCATACACTTGGAAAAAGTCGAAAATGGTATTTGTCAATTCAATGAGCGATTTATTTCATAAAGATGTACCTATTGAGTTCATTCAAAAGGTGTTCAGGGTAATGAAAGAGAATCCGCAACACGTTTTTCAGATTTTGACCAAACGAGCTGATGTGCTTTTGTATTACGACAAAGAAGGTTTGTTAGAATGGACACATAACATTTGGATGGGTGTTTCTGTTGAGAGTAAAACATTCATGAAACGTATTGACTTATTACGCCAAACGAATGCAAGAACAAAGTTTTTGAGTTGTGAGCCGCTAATCAGTCCATTATCAGATTTGAACCTGAAAGGAATTGATTGGGTGATTGTGGGTGGTGAGAGCGGAAGAACTCCACGCCCAATGAAAAAAGAATGGGTAATGGAAATTAAGGAACAATGCAAACAGGCAGATATAGCGTTTTTCTTTAAACAATGGGGTGGAACAAATAAAAAGAAAACAGGTAATCTCCTGAATGGTAAAAAATATTTGGAAATGCCGGAAGTAATAGAAACAGAATGA
- the tcmP gene encoding three-Cys-motif partner protein TcmP, which translates to MEHESKSIMYEHSAAKVRLLKEYISAYLGILSNADWIKAVFLYDLFSGPGIYDNGGEGSPIVFLNEIVNAHESVARPRNKPTKFNCLFNDLDKQKITNLQNNITAKKLDISNFGAIKYRTEDYKAILAEIRKEINQFNNERGFVFIDPYGYSEVSLNDIYDLTITGKTEVLLFMPTHHMYRFKDNGTPECLIRFMEDLEISDKIRGVDGLEFIDIVMNGFQSKLGDNVFVDSFVIKRELNQFFCLFFFTSNTLGYLKMLEAKWKIDREDGRGWQGVQTNNLFSQSSEIANTDKLQKLIIKYLQSGSKTSGELFEFIIHNRYLPKHGTEILKSLQDSLDVTDETGNRPPKGAFYISYSNFKENPNKAIIKLK; encoded by the coding sequence ATGGAACACGAATCAAAAAGTATCATGTATGAACATTCTGCTGCAAAGGTTAGGCTTTTAAAAGAATACATATCTGCCTATCTTGGTATTTTATCAAATGCGGATTGGATTAAAGCAGTATTTCTATATGACTTGTTCAGTGGACCAGGCATTTATGATAATGGAGGTGAAGGCAGTCCAATTGTTTTTTTGAATGAGATAGTTAATGCGCATGAATCAGTTGCAAGACCAAGAAACAAACCCACAAAGTTTAATTGTTTGTTTAATGACTTGGATAAACAAAAAATAACTAACCTACAAAACAACATAACCGCAAAGAAATTAGACATTTCTAATTTTGGAGCGATCAAATATCGTACAGAAGATTATAAGGCTATTCTTGCTGAAATAAGAAAGGAAATAAATCAATTCAATAATGAAAGAGGGTTTGTATTTATTGACCCGTATGGATATAGTGAGGTTTCTTTAAATGACATTTACGATTTGACAATCACTGGGAAAACTGAAGTTCTGTTATTCATGCCCACTCATCACATGTATAGATTTAAGGACAATGGAACTCCTGAATGCTTAATAAGATTCATGGAAGACTTGGAGATTTCAGATAAGATAAGGGGGGTAGATGGCTTAGAATTTATTGACATTGTAATGAATGGTTTTCAATCCAAGTTGGGGGATAATGTTTTTGTAGATTCATTCGTTATCAAACGGGAATTAAACCAATTTTTTTGTCTATTCTTTTTTACTTCTAATACTTTAGGATATTTAAAAATGTTAGAAGCAAAATGGAAGATAGATAGAGAAGACGGAAGAGGTTGGCAAGGGGTACAAACGAATAATTTATTCAGTCAATCAAGTGAGATTGCAAACACCGATAAGTTGCAAAAATTAATTATTAAATATCTTCAAAGTGGATCAAAGACATCCGGAGAATTGTTTGAATTTATAATACACAATAGATACTTACCAAAGCATGGCACTGAAATTTTAAAATCATTGCAAGATTCATTAGATGTAACAGATGAGACAGGAAATCGACCACCTAAAGGGGCATTTTATATAAGTTATTCTAACTTTAAAGAAAATCCGAATAAGGCAATTATAAAATTAAAGTAA
- a CDS encoding restriction endonuclease subunit S codes for MIQDEGLRLPNGWELKKLGEVCDTGAGGTPLKAHKDYYEGGTIPWLMSGEVSQGEVFEAKNYITEKGLRNSSAKLFPINTVLVAMYGATAGQVGILKLEACTNQAVCGILPNEKTIPEYLFYCFLSKKQDLVAQAVGGAQPNISQIKIRNTKIPLPPLPEQQRIVAILDKAFAAIAKAKANAEQNLKNAKQLFESYLQGVFENGDWEFVKLSEMATDISDGDHMPPPKSEFGLPFITISNINKQTHKIDFSATFKVPEKYYDDLKPNKKPIKGDVLYTVTGSYGIPVLIEDDFRFCFQRHIGLIRPSKKLDSKLLYYWILSPQAISQANETATGTAQKTVSLKSLRNFNFPYIPFKEQQTIVRQLDALRAETQKLESVYQKKIEDLEELKKSILQKAFAGELKIEKLESVN; via the coding sequence ATGATACAAGACGAGGGGCTGAGACTGCCGAATGGTTGGGAACTAAAAAAGCTAGGTGAGGTCTGTGATACTGGTGCAGGTGGAACACCATTAAAAGCACATAAAGACTATTACGAAGGTGGAACTATTCCTTGGTTAATGAGTGGTGAAGTAAGCCAAGGTGAAGTTTTTGAAGCTAAAAATTACATTACTGAGAAGGGATTAAGAAACTCATCTGCAAAGTTGTTTCCTATAAACACTGTGCTTGTCGCAATGTATGGAGCAACAGCTGGGCAAGTTGGTATTCTAAAACTTGAAGCTTGCACAAATCAAGCTGTGTGTGGCATACTACCTAATGAAAAAACAATCCCAGAATATTTATTTTACTGTTTTCTTTCAAAAAAGCAAGATTTAGTTGCACAAGCAGTTGGTGGAGCACAACCTAATATATCCCAAATAAAAATCAGAAATACTAAAATCCCTCTTCCACCCCTTCCCGAGCAACAACGCATCGTAGCCATATTAGATAAAGCCTTTGCCGCCATAGCCAAGGCAAAAGCCAATGCCGAACAAAACCTCAAAAACGCCAAACAACTTTTTGAAAGTTATTTGCAAGGGGTGTTTGAGAATGGGGATTGGGAGTTTGTGAAACTTTCTGAAATGGCTACTGATATTTCAGATGGCGACCATATGCCTCCGCCTAAATCTGAATTTGGTTTACCATTCATTACCATTTCAAATATCAATAAGCAGACCCATAAAATTGACTTTTCTGCCACATTCAAAGTGCCAGAGAAATACTATGATGATTTAAAGCCAAATAAAAAACCAATTAAAGGAGATGTTCTTTACACCGTTACAGGTTCTTACGGAATACCCGTTTTGATTGAAGATGATTTCAGATTTTGTTTTCAACGACACATTGGTTTAATCAGACCAAGTAAAAAACTTGATAGCAAATTGCTTTATTATTGGATTTTATCTCCACAAGCAATTTCACAAGCAAATGAAACGGCAACAGGAACAGCACAGAAAACGGTTTCCTTAAAGTCATTAAGAAATTTCAACTTCCCCTATATTCCATTCAAAGAACAACAAACCATCGTCCGCCAATTAGATGCCCTGCGAGCCGAAACGCAAAAGCTGGAATCGGTGTATCAAAAGAAAATAGAGGATTTGGAAGAACTGAAAAAGAGTATCTTGCAAAAGGCATTTGCGGGGGAGTTGAAAATTGAAAAATTGGAAAGCGTTAACTAA
- a CDS encoding N-6 DNA methylase — translation MFEQTFKNIDDILHKDAGCGSELDYVEQTSWVLFLKYLDDLEKDKKTAAELAGKTYDTIIEPQYQWSKWAMPKDKTGNLDHHKAMTGDDLTDFVNNKLFPYLKKFKTSAESADTIQYKIGEIFSELKNRIQSGYNLREVINRIDELRFRTHAEKHEMSHLYEDKIKNMGNAGRNGGEYYTPRPLIKTIVKVVAPKIGEKIYDGAVGSAGFLCESYEYLRHSKGKPESITTKDIETLQKKSFYGKEKKSLAYIIGIMNMILHGVEAPNIIHTNTLAENLADIQEKDRYDIVLANPPFGGKERAEVQQNFPIKTGETASLFLQHFIKILKAGGKAGVVIKNTFLSNTDNASVALRKQLLESCNLHTVLDLPGGTFTGAGVKTVVLFFEKGSATRKIWFYQLNLDRNLGKTNALNEKDLADFIELQKTKKDSENSWSINIKDIDQTTYDLSSKNPNKKEETALRQPLEILEEMKALDEESADILNSILELI, via the coding sequence ATGTTTGAACAAACCTTCAAAAACATCGACGATATCCTCCACAAGGATGCAGGCTGCGGTAGCGAACTCGACTATGTAGAGCAGACCTCCTGGGTGCTATTCTTAAAGTACCTGGATGATCTCGAAAAAGACAAAAAAACAGCCGCAGAACTTGCTGGCAAGACCTATGATACCATCATTGAGCCACAATATCAGTGGAGCAAATGGGCTATGCCAAAAGACAAAACTGGCAATCTGGATCATCACAAAGCCATGACAGGTGATGACCTTACTGATTTTGTAAACAATAAGCTCTTCCCTTACCTCAAGAAGTTCAAGACCTCTGCCGAGAGTGCAGATACGATACAATACAAGATCGGAGAGATATTTAGTGAGTTAAAAAACCGCATTCAGAGTGGGTACAATCTTCGCGAGGTGATTAATCGCATCGATGAGCTACGTTTCCGCACACATGCAGAAAAGCACGAGATGAGTCACCTCTATGAGGACAAGATAAAGAATATGGGTAATGCTGGACGCAACGGTGGAGAGTATTACACCCCCAGGCCATTGATTAAGACCATAGTCAAAGTGGTAGCACCTAAGATCGGAGAGAAAATATATGACGGTGCAGTAGGTAGTGCAGGCTTCCTCTGTGAGTCATACGAATATCTCAGACATAGCAAAGGCAAGCCAGAAAGCATTACTACCAAGGACATCGAAACCCTTCAGAAAAAGTCCTTCTACGGTAAAGAAAAGAAGTCCTTGGCGTACATTATAGGCATTATGAATATGATCCTGCACGGAGTAGAAGCTCCCAATATCATCCATACCAATACCCTTGCCGAGAACCTTGCTGATATCCAAGAGAAAGACCGTTACGATATTGTCTTGGCTAATCCTCCCTTTGGAGGTAAAGAACGTGCCGAAGTTCAACAAAACTTCCCGATCAAAACGGGTGAGACAGCTTCATTGTTCTTACAACACTTTATTAAAATACTCAAGGCAGGTGGTAAGGCTGGTGTGGTTATTAAAAATACATTTTTGAGTAATACTGATAATGCTTCTGTGGCTTTGCGTAAACAACTATTAGAAAGTTGCAACCTGCATACTGTGTTGGATTTACCTGGAGGCACTTTTACGGGTGCTGGGGTAAAAACAGTGGTATTGTTTTTTGAAAAAGGAAGTGCTACCCGAAAGATATGGTTTTACCAACTAAATCTTGATAGAAACCTCGGCAAGACCAATGCCTTAAATGAAAAAGATTTAGCCGACTTCATTGAGTTACAAAAAACAAAAAAGGACAGCGAAAACTCTTGGAGCATTAATATAAAAGACATTGACCAAACTACTTATGATTTGAGTTCAAAAAACCCTAATAAAAAAGAAGAAACCGCTTTACGACAACCGCTGGAGATTTTGGAAGAAATGAAAGCACTGGACGAGGAAAGTGCAGATATTTTAAACTCAATTTTGGAACTAATATGA